The following coding sequences are from one Streptomyces venezuelae window:
- a CDS encoding response regulator — translation MTTVLIVDDQPMQRFGFRMLLESQDDMTVAGEAGNGSEAVRMTAELNPDVVLMDIRMPGLDGIEATRRIVASGDRTRVLILTTFDLDEYAYAGLRAGASGFLIKDALPEELLSGIRAVASGDAVVAPSLTRRLLDAYADHLPTTSGTVAADPAADPRLSSLTHREREILTVIGQGWTNAEIASRLHLAESTVKTHVGRILSKTGTRDRVQAVILAYDTKLVTPS, via the coding sequence GTGACGACCGTGCTCATCGTCGACGACCAGCCCATGCAGCGTTTCGGTTTCCGCATGCTCCTGGAGAGTCAGGACGACATGACAGTGGCCGGCGAGGCGGGCAACGGCAGTGAGGCGGTCCGCATGACCGCCGAACTGAACCCGGACGTCGTCCTGATGGACATCCGCATGCCGGGACTCGACGGCATCGAGGCCACACGCCGCATCGTCGCGTCGGGCGACCGCACGCGCGTCCTCATCCTGACGACGTTCGACCTCGACGAGTACGCGTACGCGGGTCTCCGCGCCGGAGCGTCCGGCTTCCTCATCAAGGACGCGCTGCCCGAGGAACTCCTCTCAGGAATCCGCGCGGTCGCATCGGGCGACGCGGTGGTCGCCCCGAGCCTGACCCGGCGGCTTCTCGACGCGTACGCGGACCACTTGCCGACGACGTCCGGCACGGTCGCCGCCGACCCCGCGGCGGACCCGCGCCTGTCGTCCCTCACCCACCGGGAACGCGAAATCCTGACGGTCATAGGCCAGGGCTGGACGAACGCGGAGATCGCTTCGCGCCTTCATCTCGCGGAATCCACGGTGAAAACGCACGTGGGCCGCATTCTCTCGAAAACGGGAACGAGGGACAGAGTGCAAGCGGTGATCCTGGCGTACGACACGAAACTGGTGACACCGTCATAA